A window from Pirellulales bacterium encodes these proteins:
- a CDS encoding efflux RND transporter periplasmic adaptor subunit has product MRTVSQPSFIEAYERTSIFPKVTGYIEKWNVDIGDVVKKDEVLATLFVPELVEDYGTKKATVKLDQERIDLALAVVDVAANDVRAAEAHLEEAKAILGKFQAQVDRWTSEVERLTRETKRGVVDPQVLLESENQLKSSTAARTAAEATIANAEAELASQKSTLAKAKVDVSVARADLLVAESEMRRMEAWVGYLKLTAPFDGVIVARNANTFDFVSPSAGDPTAMQRAPHISPQHTAPIYVVDRTDIVRVFVDIPEKDANYVHVGTKATVLARAYQDKEIPATVTRTSWALNVKSRTLRAEIDLPNTNSKILPGMYAYGTVIIEHPDVLAVPSDALFNVGEQHYLWFHEDGCAIKTEVEIGISDNEWTEVTNHLAKVAHPDATSTANWIPMDGTEDVLAGELTTLADGEPVHVTPPREARKAPAP; this is encoded by the coding sequence GTGCGCACCGTCAGCCAACCGAGCTTCATTGAGGCGTATGAACGCACTTCGATCTTTCCGAAAGTCACGGGCTATATCGAGAAATGGAACGTCGACATCGGCGATGTTGTGAAGAAGGATGAAGTGCTGGCGACGTTGTTCGTTCCAGAATTGGTCGAAGACTACGGCACAAAGAAGGCGACTGTCAAACTGGACCAGGAGCGCATCGACTTGGCGCTGGCGGTGGTGGACGTGGCCGCCAACGACGTCCGCGCGGCGGAGGCGCACTTGGAAGAGGCCAAGGCCATCTTGGGCAAGTTTCAGGCGCAAGTCGATCGCTGGACATCCGAGGTCGAACGGCTGACGCGCGAAACGAAGCGTGGCGTGGTCGACCCACAAGTGCTGCTGGAGTCGGAGAATCAACTGAAATCCAGCACGGCAGCGCGCACCGCGGCCGAAGCGACGATTGCGAACGCCGAAGCCGAGTTAGCTTCGCAAAAAAGCACTCTCGCAAAAGCCAAGGTCGATGTGTCGGTGGCGCGCGCCGACCTTCTGGTGGCCGAAAGCGAAATGCGCCGGATGGAGGCCTGGGTTGGCTACCTGAAGCTCACGGCGCCCTTTGATGGGGTCATCGTGGCCCGCAACGCCAACACGTTTGATTTTGTTTCGCCATCGGCGGGCGATCCCACGGCCATGCAGCGGGCGCCGCACATCTCGCCGCAGCATACGGCGCCGATCTACGTCGTCGACCGGACCGACATCGTGCGGGTCTTTGTCGACATTCCGGAAAAGGACGCCAACTATGTTCATGTGGGGACTAAAGCGACGGTGCTCGCCAGGGCCTACCAGGACAAGGAGATTCCGGCGACGGTCACGCGCACCAGTTGGGCCCTGAATGTGAAGAGCCGCACGCTGCGCGCGGAGATTGATCTGCCAAACACCAACAGCAAGATCCTGCCGGGGATGTACGCGTATGGCACGGTGATCATCGAGCATCCCGATGTGCTGGCGGTCCCCAGCGACGCGCTCTTCAATGTTGGCGAACAGCACTATCTTTGGTTCCATGAAGATGGCTGCGCCATCAAGACAGAAGTCGAGATCGGAATCAGCGACAACGAGTGGACCGAGGTCACCAACCACTTGGCAAAAGTAGCGCATCCCGATGCCACGAGCACGGCCAACTGGATTCCCATGGATGGGACCGAGGACGTCCTCGCCGGCGAACTGACCACGCTTGCCGATGGCGAGCCAGTGCATGTCACGCCGCCGCGCGAGGCTAGAAAAGCGCCAGCACCCTGA
- a CDS encoding SDR family oxidoreductase yields MNPGGEGRLMVIAGATGYLGRYLVKSAHAHGFRVRALVRSETSLGDARPMCDQVFVGQATQPETLARLCDGAELVVSSLGNRTLARHPDCFDVDFRGNMNIVARARDAHVAHFIFVSVLGGDKSRGRVPQFEARERVVDALRAGAMRWTIIRPSGFFNDMVELLEMAKRGRVWIPGGNARFNPIHGADLAEVCIDAAIKAKYGQEIPAGGPDCLTLREIGELAFKAIGRPPRISTFPAWLLRAAGTAIRPFNVNLASLVLMMSALTSGDLCCDAYGTHRLGQFLQDVSKGHSGEFVIHR; encoded by the coding sequence ATGAATCCCGGTGGCGAGGGCAGGCTCATGGTCATAGCCGGCGCCACCGGCTATCTGGGGCGGTATCTCGTCAAGAGCGCGCACGCGCATGGCTTTCGAGTAAGAGCGCTGGTCCGATCCGAGACGAGCCTCGGCGACGCGCGGCCCATGTGCGACCAGGTGTTCGTCGGCCAGGCGACGCAACCAGAAACATTGGCCCGCTTGTGCGACGGCGCAGAGTTGGTAGTCAGCTCGCTCGGTAATCGTACGCTCGCCCGCCACCCCGACTGCTTTGATGTCGATTTTCGCGGCAACATGAATATCGTTGCCCGCGCGCGTGATGCTCATGTGGCGCACTTCATCTTTGTGTCGGTGCTGGGCGGCGACAAATCGCGCGGCCGCGTGCCACAGTTCGAAGCGCGCGAGCGCGTGGTCGATGCGCTACGGGCAGGCGCCATGCGATGGACCATCATCCGCCCTTCCGGCTTCTTCAACGACATGGTCGAACTTCTCGAAATGGCGAAGCGCGGACGCGTTTGGATCCCGGGCGGCAACGCTCGTTTCAATCCGATCCACGGCGCGGATCTCGCGGAGGTTTGCATCGACGCGGCAATCAAAGCGAAGTATGGTCAAGAAATCCCCGCGGGCGGACCAGACTGCCTGACCCTGCGCGAGATCGGGGAACTTGCCTTCAAGGCAATTGGCCGGCCGCCGCGGATCAGCACGTTTCCGGCTTGGCTCCTCCGCGCCGCGGGCACGGCGATTCGGCCATTCAACGTGAATCTGGCGAGCCTGGTTCTGATGATGTCCGCGCTCACTTCAGGCGACCTTTGCTGCGATGCTTACGGAACGCATCGCCTGGGACAATTCCTTCAAGATGTGTCGAAGGGGCACAGCGGCGAGTTCGTCATCCATCGCTGA
- a CDS encoding VOC family protein — MKVRRIVANLECQNLEAASAFYQTLLGLDVLMDHGWIKTIGSDERMTVQFSLVREGGSGASVPDLSIEVDDLSTALERARQLGIPIVYGPAVERWGVRRFYVRDPLGKLINILEHQR, encoded by the coding sequence ATGAAGGTTCGTCGCATCGTCGCCAACTTGGAATGTCAGAACCTGGAAGCGGCTTCGGCCTTTTACCAAACCCTGCTTGGTCTCGACGTCCTAATGGATCACGGCTGGATCAAGACCATCGGCTCCGATGAAAGGATGACCGTGCAATTCAGCTTGGTCAGAGAGGGGGGATCGGGAGCTTCGGTTCCCGACCTTTCCATCGAAGTCGACGACCTATCTACAGCGTTGGAACGAGCCAGACAGCTTGGTATTCCCATCGTGTACGGACCCGCCGTCGAACGATGGGGTGTCCGCCGTTTCTATGTTCGCGACCCGCTCGGCAAGCTCATCAATATCCTGGAACACCAACGCTGA
- a CDS encoding PEP-CTERM sorting domain-containing protein, whose protein sequence is MLSQNHSLRLCALVSLLACAAHSRAALPELGILGDSLSDEYTEASYGAYAQNWPIQLVDYRGIDLGPTAAEAGQPGNTWGEPRRRGYQQNWARAGATTSSVLSSGQHTGLTAMIPTHGIAHALLVIGANDFAPGSSAYNSIYSGSWSAAQIQNYVDGRLANVNTALDTVLPTGVNFILASFPDYSVAPSVEASYPNAAQRELVTTVIAGINSQLEQIAADRHIVFADLFAFSKTAFGTNAAPINSVTVGGNVINLNGAGVAGANGFVGDGIHPHTVLQGMLANLFLEGFNTGYKANVPLFSEAELVAHAGLPYSADTLPAALADMAPFIHSYVPQDGDANGDGAIDGADYTIWADHFQDTGKGFARGDFTGDTIVDGADYTIWADNFSSGEALAIPEPASILLAALGALALVALARQRG, encoded by the coding sequence ATGCTCAGCCAGAATCACTCGCTACGCCTCTGCGCTCTAGTGTCGCTCTTGGCCTGCGCCGCGCACTCGCGCGCCGCGCTCCCCGAGTTGGGAATCCTCGGCGATAGCCTCAGCGACGAATACACCGAGGCTTCCTATGGCGCCTATGCTCAGAACTGGCCCATCCAACTCGTCGATTATCGTGGCATCGATCTTGGCCCCACGGCAGCCGAAGCCGGTCAGCCGGGCAACACATGGGGCGAGCCACGACGCCGCGGCTACCAGCAAAACTGGGCCCGCGCCGGCGCCACAACTTCCAGCGTCCTCTCCAGTGGCCAGCACACCGGATTGACCGCGATGATACCAACCCATGGCATCGCCCATGCGCTTTTGGTAATCGGCGCCAACGACTTCGCCCCCGGCAGTTCGGCATATAACAGCATCTACAGCGGTTCGTGGTCCGCCGCGCAGATTCAGAATTATGTCGACGGCCGCCTCGCCAACGTCAACACTGCGCTCGACACCGTGCTTCCCACCGGAGTGAACTTTATTCTCGCCAGCTTCCCAGACTATTCTGTCGCCCCCAGCGTCGAGGCCTCGTACCCCAACGCCGCCCAACGCGAACTGGTCACCACCGTGATCGCCGGCATCAACTCTCAACTCGAACAGATCGCCGCCGACCGCCATATTGTCTTCGCCGACCTGTTCGCGTTCTCAAAAACCGCCTTCGGCACGAACGCTGCTCCAATCAACTCTGTCACGGTGGGGGGCAACGTTATCAACTTGAACGGCGCCGGTGTGGCGGGCGCCAACGGCTTTGTCGGCGATGGCATTCACCCTCACACTGTCTTGCAGGGGATGCTCGCCAATCTGTTTCTCGAGGGCTTCAACACCGGCTACAAGGCCAATGTGCCGCTCTTCTCCGAGGCCGAACTAGTCGCGCATGCCGGCCTGCCTTATTCGGCGGACACTCTGCCCGCGGCGCTCGCCGACATGGCGCCGTTCATTCACAGTTACGTGCCCCAAGATGGCGATGCCAATGGCGACGGCGCAATCGACGGCGCCGACTACACGATTTGGGCCGACCATTTCCAAGACACGGGCAAGGGCTTTGCCCGCGGCGACTTCACCGGCGACACCATCGTCGATGGCGCTGACTACACGATTTGGGCCGACAATTTTTCTTCCGGCGAGGCGCTCGCCATCCCCGAGCCCGCGTCCATTTTATTGGCGGCTTTGGGCGCATTGGCGCTCGTGGCGCTCGCTCGCCAGCGCGGCTGA
- a CDS encoding right-handed parallel beta-helix repeat-containing protein codes for MRTHFIAVLFVASLATQLAAAAAADVYVSPQGNDRWSGKVAAPTPDGNDGPVATVGRAQALVRELRAARSDWKRPLVVSLRGGLYELADTLRFSAADSGSAESPTRYAAYEAETPILSGGKQIDGWQVGADGRWRVTLEKVASGEWEFSQLFVNDQRRFRPMLPREGYYHVAESLDPTPASAEKGFDRFQFADDDVRADWSNLHDVEVLGFHQWCASRMRIEAVDPAEHIVRFTGTTVGVAPWIRFGKGHRYRIENVKEALTAPGQWYLDRPTGELTYIPMPGETLENTMVVAPWIDVLLRVASDDAARPWVEHLEFSGLTFAHSNWKLPAEGQSIPQAEYRLSAAVEATGARHVRWNGCTLRHLGGYGIALGGGCQDNEVTACELVDLGAGGIKIGTVGGAKSWGNVGVHLSADAQESLRNTVRDCTIAHAGRMHPAAVGVWLGHTSYNVVTHNDIHDLYYTAVSVGWQWGYAESQSHHNQITFNHLHTIGQGVLSDMAAVYTLGISPGTIVSNNWAHDVRSFDYGGWGLYTDEGSTSIVMENNLVYRTRTGGFHQHYGKDNRITNNIFALGEKQQLQWTRAEEHRSFTFERNIVYWENDSPLFDGRWQGKGVDLDYNLYWRKPPGTLHTMANQPFDAWQQKSGHDQHSIVADPKFVDPDSDDFRLQPDSPAARIGFVPFDFQRAGRETPVRYKAILPVVPAGFD; via the coding sequence ATGCGGACTCACTTCATCGCAGTGCTTTTCGTCGCTAGTTTGGCGACTCAATTAGCGGCCGCAGCGGCAGCGGACGTCTATGTTTCTCCGCAAGGCAATGACCGGTGGAGCGGTAAGGTCGCCGCGCCAACGCCGGATGGCAACGATGGCCCCGTGGCGACTGTTGGGCGCGCCCAGGCACTGGTGAGAGAACTACGCGCGGCGAGGTCGGACTGGAAGCGTCCGCTGGTGGTGTCGCTGCGCGGAGGTTTATATGAACTGGCCGACACACTACGGTTTTCGGCGGCCGATAGCGGTAGCGCGGAATCGCCGACGCGCTACGCGGCCTATGAGGCGGAAACGCCGATCTTGAGCGGCGGGAAACAAATTGATGGTTGGCAGGTGGGCGCCGATGGTCGCTGGCGCGTGACGCTCGAAAAGGTCGCGAGCGGCGAATGGGAGTTTTCGCAACTGTTCGTCAACGATCAGCGCAGATTTCGGCCGATGTTGCCACGCGAGGGCTATTACCACGTGGCGGAGTCATTGGACCCGACGCCCGCGTCGGCCGAGAAGGGCTTTGACCGCTTCCAGTTCGCCGATGACGATGTGCGCGCCGATTGGTCAAACCTGCACGACGTGGAGGTGCTTGGGTTTCATCAATGGTGCGCGTCGCGAATGCGGATCGAGGCCGTTGATCCTGCGGAACATATCGTGCGATTCACCGGGACGACAGTTGGAGTCGCGCCCTGGATTCGGTTCGGCAAGGGACACCGCTATCGCATTGAGAATGTCAAAGAAGCGCTGACCGCGCCAGGGCAGTGGTATTTGGATCGACCGACCGGCGAGTTGACTTATATTCCGATGCCAGGCGAGACACTCGAGAACACGATGGTCGTTGCGCCATGGATCGATGTGCTGCTGCGGGTTGCATCCGACGACGCCGCGAGGCCGTGGGTCGAGCATCTTGAATTCAGCGGGCTGACCTTTGCCCACTCCAACTGGAAGTTGCCGGCCGAGGGACAATCGATCCCTCAGGCCGAGTATCGATTGTCGGCGGCCGTGGAAGCCACGGGCGCGAGACATGTGCGATGGAACGGCTGCACTCTGCGACACCTGGGGGGCTATGGCATCGCGCTAGGTGGCGGCTGCCAAGACAACGAGGTCACAGCCTGCGAATTGGTCGACCTGGGCGCGGGGGGGATCAAGATCGGGACGGTGGGAGGCGCGAAGTCGTGGGGAAACGTCGGAGTCCACTTGTCGGCCGACGCGCAGGAGTCGCTGCGCAACACGGTGCGTGACTGTACTATTGCGCACGCCGGTCGCATGCACCCGGCGGCCGTCGGAGTTTGGCTGGGGCACACCTCTTATAACGTGGTCACGCACAACGACATCCACGACCTGTACTATACGGCTGTGTCGGTCGGCTGGCAGTGGGGATACGCGGAGAGCCAAAGCCACCACAATCAGATCACGTTCAACCACCTGCACACGATTGGCCAAGGGGTGCTCTCTGACATGGCGGCCGTGTATACACTGGGAATCAGTCCTGGCACCATCGTATCGAACAATTGGGCTCATGACGTGCGTTCGTTCGACTACGGCGGGTGGGGGTTGTACACCGACGAGGGATCGACCAGCATCGTGATGGAAAACAACCTGGTGTATCGCACGCGCACCGGAGGTTTTCATCAGCATTACGGCAAAGACAACCGAATCACGAACAACATCTTCGCGCTGGGAGAGAAGCAGCAATTGCAGTGGACCCGGGCAGAGGAACACAGGTCGTTCACGTTCGAGCGAAACATTGTGTATTGGGAAAACGACTCGCCGCTGTTCGACGGTCGCTGGCAAGGGAAAGGAGTCGATCTCGACTACAACCTATATTGGCGCAAGCCGCCGGGCACGCTCCACACGATGGCAAATCAACCGTTCGACGCCTGGCAGCAGAAGTCGGGGCACGACCAGCATTCCATTGTCGCAGACCCCAAGTTTGTCGATCCTGATAGCGACGATTTTCGATTGCAGCCCGACTCGCCGGCGGCGCGGATCGGCTTCGTGCCGTTCGATTTTCAGCGCGCGGGGCGCGAGACGCCCGTCCGATACAAAGCGATCCTGCCGGTTGTGCCTGCGGGCTTTGACTGA
- a CDS encoding TolC family protein: MPGHQQSHAVAPQPRPDRRPQRLPTPAPRGSGDRVERIAAPPAAPSSSQLQPAPLESSDLPLPINLAAALRLANARPLIVSAAQASAWIAEAQLQRAKLIKIPELDFGAVYVRHDGFGPDFNHGANEPDFVPGVGGPLNQNVNAMFIGGSVYGVIPLTEAIFQPLAARQVLDSRRWDIQTAKNDALLITAKAYFSVHQRRGQYAAALDVVRRGRELVKRIDFLSEDLVPKVEVDRAQMILANVEQRAALARQEWRVASANLTQVLRLDPRAVIVPVERDHLQITLIDPARPLSELTPIAIRSRPELAAQRALVRAAQETIRREKYRPLLPTILLTGFQSPGYMRMQGTVFGTGRGAKMNNWSLREDVSAQVVWQLDGLGLGNLARIKQQRGVESENIVKLFKMQDEVVAEVTRSQADLQAAAVRVVEAERGLQRALVTFDGNYEGLAQTTRFDNVLIQVYRPQEAVMALERLLVAYDQYFATVADYNRFQFQLFHALGYPAAQLSYLRPPGTAEVVDTSRPVYLPPVGTGPPPANR, from the coding sequence ATGCCCGGCCACCAGCAGTCGCATGCTGTCGCGCCGCAGCCGCGCCCCGACCGCCGGCCCCAGCGACTGCCGACGCCTGCGCCGCGGGGGTCTGGTGATCGCGTCGAGCGCATCGCCGCGCCTCCGGCCGCGCCGAGCTCGTCGCAACTTCAGCCCGCGCCGTTGGAATCTTCCGATCTGCCGTTGCCGATCAACCTGGCCGCGGCCTTGCGACTGGCGAACGCGCGGCCGCTGATTGTCAGCGCGGCGCAGGCCAGCGCTTGGATCGCGGAAGCGCAGTTGCAACGCGCCAAGCTCATCAAGATTCCGGAGTTGGATTTTGGCGCCGTGTACGTACGGCACGATGGTTTTGGCCCCGACTTCAACCACGGGGCGAACGAACCGGACTTCGTCCCCGGAGTGGGCGGGCCACTCAACCAAAATGTGAACGCCATGTTCATCGGTGGCAGCGTCTACGGGGTGATCCCGTTGACCGAGGCGATTTTTCAGCCCTTGGCGGCGCGGCAGGTGCTCGACTCACGCCGCTGGGACATTCAAACCGCCAAGAACGACGCGCTACTGATCACCGCCAAGGCGTACTTCAGCGTGCATCAGCGCCGCGGCCAGTATGCCGCCGCTCTCGATGTCGTTCGGCGTGGCCGAGAGCTTGTCAAGCGAATCGACTTCTTGAGCGAGGACCTGGTGCCGAAAGTGGAGGTCGATCGGGCTCAGATGATTTTGGCGAACGTGGAGCAGCGAGCCGCCTTGGCTCGACAAGAATGGCGAGTCGCCAGCGCCAATCTTACGCAGGTGCTGCGGCTCGACCCACGGGCCGTGATCGTGCCAGTCGAACGCGATCACTTGCAGATTACGTTGATTGATCCAGCCCGGCCGCTCTCGGAACTGACGCCAATCGCGATTCGCAGTCGGCCTGAGCTAGCCGCGCAGCGAGCGCTGGTTCGCGCCGCGCAAGAGACCATTCGCCGCGAGAAATACCGCCCGCTCCTGCCCACCATCTTGCTCACCGGCTTCCAGAGCCCGGGCTACATGCGCATGCAGGGCACGGTGTTTGGCACTGGTCGGGGCGCCAAGATGAACAACTGGAGTCTGCGCGAGGATGTCAGCGCGCAAGTTGTGTGGCAACTCGACGGCCTGGGACTCGGCAACCTGGCCCGTATCAAGCAGCAGCGTGGCGTCGAATCGGAGAACATCGTCAAACTGTTCAAGATGCAAGACGAGGTTGTCGCTGAAGTGACGCGGAGCCAAGCGGATTTGCAGGCGGCCGCAGTGCGCGTTGTTGAGGCCGAGCGCGGGCTGCAGCGCGCGCTTGTGACGTTCGACGGCAATTATGAGGGGCTGGCGCAGACCACGCGCTTCGACAACGTGCTGATCCAGGTTTATCGCCCGCAAGAAGCGGTCATGGCGCTGGAGCGATTGCTGGTGGCTTACGATCAATACTTCGCCACGGTGGCCGACTACAACCGATTTCAATTCCAACTTTTTCACGCGCTCGGATATCCGGCCGCGCAGCTTTCCTATCTTCGACCGCCCGGAACCGCCGAAGTCGTCGACACCAGCCGCCCTGTTTATCTGCCGCCAGTGGGGACGGGTCCACCGCCCGCCAATCGCTGA
- a CDS encoding efflux RND transporter permease subunit, with protein MNPTVSAMRRPITTLMVVVALIASGALALQRMQVDIFPSLNSPRIYVFLQYGGMSPRQMEGFVVCQFELLFQYVDGIKEIKSRSIQQIALVELSFYPGIDMGQAMAQVVAMANRAVSRMPPGTLPPMVMRLDVGSVPVGYLVLEGKTTPIGMVADVAQNIIRPLVLQNVPGTVAVSPFGPNVRSILVKCDPEKLQTYNLAPHDVTNALMSGNVVVPAGNLYIKDSMPLVPNNATVHDAQDLGKIPLRLGENVYIRDVADIEDVTDLDYGYALVNGKNSVFLPIIKKSTASTLSVVADIRKSMELFRSVVPKDVTVTFEFDESPTVLATVESVATEGFIGAALTGLMILIFLRDLRSVVVVVLNIPLALMGSLFGLWVTGNTINIMSLGGMALAIGMLVDEATVSIENIHVQMDATPHLARAVERGSLQTAVPRLLAMLCILSVFIPAFIMQDPLRSLFMPLVLAVGFAMISSYFLSSTLVPVLCVYLLKHKGGSHGKRGLFERLRDVFQKVVEQSVRWRWFVVTGYLVVSALLLWQIGIRLGTELFPQVDSGQFVLRFRPPPGSSYKLTREMALQCLDEIKREAKAENVKITLGFTGQVAPNFGMDNMVLFMRGPDDGYLRVALAEDSGIRLEEFRERLRKELPKRVIPWMARRLETGGLPADEARRQAKMCIFGFQPGDIVTEVMSFGSMTPISVRVVGTNLDNVREHAQKIRAQMERIPYLRDIEFQQMLDYPTVRFDIDREKAGLSGVTVKDAAQPVIEATSSSRFIALNYWIDSTTGFDYQVEVLVPPKYMTSIREIAELPIAQVNPLVNLMIRDVATVTAGKDVGEIDRAASQRYLNINANVEGEDMGRAARQVSKAIAAAGKPPRGVRVMPMGQLPPMIEMFKALGIGLAVAAFVILVLLAAYFQSPRMALVSIGAIPGVLTGVVAALYFTGSTLNIESFMGAIMCLGVSVSNSVMLVTFTGEHWIAGVAAAEAAVIAASERLRPILMTACAMTVGMLPMALGLERGSQMEVPLGRAVIGGLVMSTGVTLLVLPAIFAILIGKSVARSPSLDPDDPSSKHYDPGGHAYVDDSIDPTPTDAKEATEATTSHEAQKTEARPAKEPPGMTSTDQPGPASPPKPETPPTSPQPPAESG; from the coding sequence ATGAATCCGACCGTCTCCGCGATGCGCCGCCCGATCACGACGCTCATGGTCGTCGTGGCGTTGATTGCCAGTGGCGCCTTGGCGCTGCAGCGGATGCAGGTCGACATCTTTCCGTCGCTGAATTCGCCACGGATTTACGTTTTCTTGCAGTATGGCGGGATGAGTCCTCGGCAGATGGAGGGATTCGTCGTTTGCCAGTTCGAGTTGCTCTTTCAATACGTGGATGGAATCAAAGAGATCAAATCGCGGAGCATTCAGCAGATTGCGCTGGTCGAACTGTCGTTTTACCCTGGCATCGACATGGGACAGGCGATGGCCCAGGTGGTGGCCATGGCCAATCGCGCGGTCTCGCGGATGCCGCCCGGCACCTTGCCGCCGATGGTGATGCGCCTGGACGTGGGGAGCGTCCCGGTCGGCTACCTGGTGTTGGAAGGCAAGACGACGCCGATTGGCATGGTGGCCGACGTCGCGCAGAACATCATTCGGCCACTGGTGCTGCAGAATGTGCCGGGCACGGTGGCGGTTTCGCCGTTCGGTCCGAACGTGCGTTCGATCCTGGTCAAATGCGATCCGGAGAAACTGCAGACCTACAATCTGGCTCCGCACGACGTCACCAACGCCTTAATGAGCGGCAATGTCGTCGTGCCGGCGGGTAACTTGTACATCAAGGACTCCATGCCATTGGTGCCGAACAACGCCACGGTTCACGATGCGCAAGACCTGGGAAAGATCCCGCTGCGGCTGGGAGAAAACGTGTACATCCGCGACGTGGCGGACATCGAGGATGTGACCGATCTCGACTATGGCTATGCGCTGGTCAATGGCAAGAACTCCGTCTTTCTGCCGATCATCAAGAAGAGCACGGCCTCGACGCTGAGCGTGGTGGCCGATATTCGCAAGTCGATGGAGTTGTTCCGGTCCGTCGTGCCTAAAGATGTGACCGTGACGTTCGAGTTCGACGAATCTCCCACCGTGTTGGCCACGGTTGAGAGCGTGGCGACCGAGGGTTTCATTGGCGCCGCCCTGACTGGCTTGATGATTTTGATTTTCCTCCGCGATCTGCGGAGCGTGGTGGTGGTGGTGCTCAACATCCCGCTGGCGCTGATGGGATCGTTGTTTGGCTTGTGGGTGACCGGCAACACGATCAACATCATGTCGCTGGGAGGTATGGCGCTGGCGATCGGCATGCTGGTCGATGAGGCCACCGTTTCGATTGAGAACATCCATGTGCAGATGGACGCCACACCCCACCTCGCGCGCGCGGTCGAGCGCGGCAGTTTGCAGACCGCCGTGCCGCGCCTGTTGGCCATGCTCTGCATTCTGTCGGTGTTCATACCGGCGTTCATCATGCAGGATCCGCTGCGTTCGCTGTTTATGCCGCTGGTGCTGGCGGTGGGATTCGCGATGATCTCTTCGTACTTTTTGTCCAGCACGTTGGTGCCGGTATTGTGCGTTTACTTGCTGAAGCACAAAGGTGGTTCGCACGGCAAACGCGGCCTTTTTGAGCGGCTGCGCGACGTGTTTCAGAAGGTGGTCGAGCAAAGCGTGCGCTGGCGCTGGTTCGTCGTGACTGGGTACCTGGTCGTCTCCGCGCTGTTGCTGTGGCAAATTGGCATTCGACTGGGGACAGAACTGTTTCCGCAGGTGGACTCTGGCCAGTTTGTGCTGCGATTTCGCCCGCCACCGGGATCGAGCTACAAGTTGACTCGCGAAATGGCGCTGCAATGCCTGGACGAGATCAAGCGCGAGGCCAAGGCGGAGAACGTCAAAATCACGCTCGGCTTCACTGGCCAGGTGGCGCCGAACTTTGGCATGGACAACATGGTGTTGTTCATGCGCGGCCCAGACGACGGATACTTGCGGGTGGCCCTTGCCGAGGACAGCGGCATTCGGCTGGAGGAATTCCGCGAGCGATTGCGCAAGGAGTTGCCGAAGCGAGTGATTCCGTGGATGGCGCGCCGGCTGGAAACCGGAGGCCTGCCGGCCGACGAGGCGCGGCGACAGGCCAAGATGTGCATTTTTGGCTTTCAGCCCGGCGACATCGTCACCGAGGTGATGAGCTTTGGCTCGATGACGCCGATCTCGGTTCGCGTGGTGGGCACGAACCTGGACAATGTGCGCGAGCATGCGCAGAAGATCCGCGCCCAGATGGAGCGGATTCCGTATTTGCGCGACATCGAGTTTCAGCAAATGCTCGACTACCCAACGGTTCGATTTGACATCGACCGCGAGAAGGCCGGCTTGAGCGGCGTCACGGTCAAGGACGCGGCGCAGCCGGTGATTGAGGCGACGTCGTCCAGCCGATTCATCGCGCTCAACTATTGGATCGATTCCACGACCGGCTTTGATTATCAGGTGGAAGTGTTGGTGCCGCCCAAATATATGACGTCCATACGGGAGATCGCGGAGTTGCCCATCGCTCAGGTCAACCCACTGGTCAACCTGATGATTCGCGACGTGGCGACGGTGACCGCCGGAAAAGATGTTGGCGAGATCGATCGGGCCGCATCGCAGCGCTACCTGAACATCAACGCGAACGTCGAGGGGGAGGACATGGGGCGCGCCGCGCGTCAAGTGTCGAAGGCGATCGCCGCCGCGGGCAAGCCGCCGCGCGGCGTGCGCGTGATGCCGATGGGTCAGTTGCCGCCGATGATCGAAATGTTCAAGGCGCTGGGCATCGGACTGGCGGTAGCCGCGTTTGTCATACTGGTGCTTTTGGCGGCATACTTCCAATCGCCGCGGATGGCCCTGGTTTCGATTGGCGCGATTCCGGGGGTGTTGACTGGCGTGGTAGCTGCGCTCTACTTCACCGGGTCGACGCTGAATATCGAATCGTTCATGGGCGCCATCATGTGCCTGGGAGTCTCGGTCTCTAACTCCGTGATGTTGGTGACGTTCACCGGAGAACATTGGATTGCCGGAGTTGCCGCGGCCGAAGCGGCCGTGATCGCCGCCAGCGAACGACTGCGGCCGATCTTGATGACCGCGTGCGCCATGACGGTCGGTATGCTGCCGATGGCGTTGGGACTGGAACGCGGCAGCCAGATGGAGGTGCCGTTGGGGCGCGCGGTCATCGGCGGATTGGTCATGTCGACCGGAGTGACGCTGCTGGTGCTGCCAGCCATTTTCGCCATTCTGATCGGGAAGAGCGTGGCTCGTTCGCCGTCGCTTGATCCCGACGATCCCAGCAGCAAGCACTATGATCCAGGAGGACACGCCTACGTCGACGACTCGATCGATCCGACACCAACCGACGCGAAGGAGGCCACCGAGGCAACAACGTCCCATGAGGCGCAAAAGACCGAGGCGCGCCCCGCCAAAGAACCGCCAGGCATGACGTCGACAGATCAACCAGGTCCGGCTTCACCACCCAAACCTGAAACACCGCCAACCAGTCCGCAACCACCAGCAGAGTCGGGATGA